In Chloroflexota bacterium, the following proteins share a genomic window:
- a CDS encoding response regulator yields the protein MPRILLVDDEPRIARALEFALRDADVQLASLSDASQIDDVLEQLRPDAILLDIGLASDDGLGLCSRLKRDVRFSEIPIVLLSGQTNAETKAAGFSAGADDFIAKPFVPTELIARVRAQIARRGRA from the coding sequence ATGCCACGGATATTGCTTGTCGACGACGAGCCGCGGATCGCTCGTGCGCTGGAGTTTGCACTGCGCGATGCTGATGTCCAATTGGCGTCCCTCTCCGACGCGAGCCAGATCGATGACGTGCTTGAACAATTGCGGCCCGACGCCATCTTGCTGGACATCGGGCTGGCGTCCGATGATGGGCTTGGCCTCTGCAGTCGGCTAAAGCGGGATGTCCGATTCAGCGAAATTCCCATCGTTCTCCTCAGCGGGCAGACGAATGCAGAGACCAAGGCCGCTGGCTTCTCGGCCGGTGCCGATGACTTCATCGCAAAGCCGTTCGTTCCGACGGAGTTGATCGCGCGCGTACGCGCACAGATCGCGCGTCGGGGCCGAGCCTGA
- a CDS encoding CoA transferase, whose product MARVIDLTSPIAAYACRLLAETGHDVVRVEPRSGDALRRMGPFLGGDCTLENGAFHTFLNARKRSFTPDLSTGDGQRVALELVARSDAVVASLPLPIDEPLLRAANPNLVLVRVDDGEPEACVYARSGLLALTGHPGQRPSLMGGHVANAATSLHVAVAASAALLVQQLAGTGQTVDVSARECLMSLAEQSVITYTSSGRVTERRGYRGAVTAISGAFPCADGYWMLSVPSTAERWANFMEWVQDPDLMADASLLNEAERNEKKDFVLDRLTEWSARFPKNELVQEAQSRHIPASPVSTPLDLVSDPQLIARGFLRDVEHPDLGAMRFPIGALALLWGTEPGFAPRLGQHNGEILTELGYTAAQQRSLVESGAM is encoded by the coding sequence ATGGCCCGGGTTATCGACCTCACGAGCCCAATTGCCGCGTACGCGTGCCGGCTCCTGGCCGAAACCGGCCACGACGTCGTGCGCGTCGAGCCGCGCTCGGGAGACGCGCTTCGGCGCATGGGGCCGTTCCTCGGAGGTGACTGCACGCTCGAGAACGGCGCCTTTCACACGTTCTTGAACGCGCGCAAACGCAGCTTCACGCCGGACCTCTCGACCGGCGACGGCCAGCGCGTGGCGCTGGAGCTGGTCGCGCGGTCGGACGCCGTCGTGGCGAGCCTGCCGCTCCCCATCGACGAGCCCCTGCTGCGCGCGGCGAACCCGAACCTCGTGCTCGTCCGTGTCGACGACGGTGAGCCGGAAGCCTGCGTCTACGCGCGCTCGGGCCTGCTCGCCCTCACCGGGCATCCGGGGCAGCGGCCCTCCCTCATGGGCGGGCACGTGGCGAACGCGGCGACAAGCCTGCACGTCGCTGTGGCCGCGTCCGCGGCGCTGCTCGTCCAACAGCTCGCCGGCACCGGGCAGACCGTCGACGTCTCGGCCCGGGAATGCCTCATGTCCCTCGCCGAGCAATCCGTGATCACCTACACGTCGAGCGGCCGGGTCACCGAGCGGCGCGGGTATCGCGGCGCCGTTACCGCGATTTCCGGCGCCTTTCCGTGCGCCGATGGCTACTGGATGCTCAGTGTACCCAGCACCGCGGAGCGGTGGGCCAACTTCATGGAATGGGTACAGGACCCGGATCTCATGGCGGACGCGTCCCTGCTCAATGAGGCGGAGCGCAACGAGAAGAAGGACTTCGTCCTCGATCGACTGACCGAGTGGTCGGCGCGTTTCCCCAAAAACGAGCTGGTGCAGGAGGCGCAGTCGCGCCACATCCCGGCCTCGCCGGTCAGCACGCCGCTGGACCTCGTGAGCGACCCACAGCTCATCGCGCGCGGCTTCTTGCGCGACGTGGAGCACCCCGACCTGGGGGCGATGCGGTTTCCGATAGGCGCGCTGGCCCTACTGTGGGGCACGGAGCCCGGTTTCGCGCCGCGCCTCGGGCAGCACAACGGTGAGATCCTGACGGAGCTCGGGTACACCGCCGCGCAGCAGCGGAGCTTGGTTGAGAGCGGGGCGATGTAG
- a CDS encoding amidohydrolase family protein, with protein sequence MITIDADAHVLETEHTWDFLDPEDRKYRPQLVAPRGETRGERWLIDGKLRGFRPLTLTEQELARQTERTGRDVVTNQAARQMDDVDLRLKDMDRLGIDIQVLHNTIGIEQMGDRPEVDVALCRSWNRWLADIWRQGKGRLRWSMLPPILSIPDALEEMRIAKAHGAVAVCMRPVEGNRLLVDPYFYPIYQEAERLDMPIAVHIANGNPGILDLFRSPYQQGGGFSAFRIPTVMACQQVLTSELPNQFPRLRWGFIEASAQWVPWVVADTKERFAVAGKPIPDNPLAESRVYVTCQTNDDLPFVLKHAGEHNIVIGTDYGHFDASSELDAISILKRSADISPESIRNIVEANPKALYGI encoded by the coding sequence ATGATCACCATCGACGCCGACGCGCACGTGCTCGAGACGGAGCACACCTGGGACTTCCTCGACCCCGAGGACCGCAAGTATCGCCCGCAGCTCGTCGCGCCGCGCGGGGAGACGCGCGGCGAGCGATGGCTCATCGACGGGAAGCTCCGGGGTTTTCGGCCGCTGACCCTCACCGAGCAGGAGCTGGCGCGGCAGACGGAGCGCACCGGGCGCGACGTGGTCACCAATCAGGCGGCGCGTCAGATGGACGACGTCGACCTGCGGCTGAAGGACATGGATCGGCTGGGGATCGACATCCAAGTCCTCCACAACACCATCGGTATCGAGCAGATGGGCGACCGACCCGAGGTCGACGTCGCTTTGTGCCGGTCGTGGAATCGCTGGCTGGCGGACATTTGGCGGCAGGGCAAGGGCCGCCTCCGCTGGTCGATGCTCCCGCCCATCCTCAGCATTCCGGATGCGCTGGAGGAGATGCGCATCGCCAAGGCGCACGGAGCGGTCGCGGTCTGCATGCGGCCGGTCGAGGGCAATCGCCTCCTGGTTGACCCGTACTTCTACCCCATCTATCAGGAGGCCGAGCGGCTCGACATGCCCATCGCTGTGCACATCGCGAACGGCAACCCCGGAATCCTCGATCTGTTCCGCTCACCCTATCAGCAGGGCGGCGGCTTCTCCGCCTTTCGCATCCCCACGGTGATGGCGTGCCAGCAGGTGCTGACGAGCGAGCTGCCCAACCAGTTCCCTCGCTTGCGATGGGGATTCATCGAGGCGAGCGCGCAGTGGGTGCCCTGGGTCGTGGCGGACACGAAGGAGCGGTTCGCGGTCGCCGGCAAGCCCATTCCCGACAATCCCCTCGCCGAGAGCCGCGTGTACGTCACGTGTCAGACGAACGACGATCTGCCGTTCGTGCTGAAGCACGCGGGCGAGCACAACATTGTGATCGGGACCGACTACGGCCACTTCGACGCGTCGTCGGAGCTGGACGCGATCTCGATACTCAAGCGCAGCGCCGACATTTCGCCCGAGTCCATCAGGAACATCGTCGAGGCGAACCCGAAGGCGCTCTACGGGATCTAA
- a CDS encoding ammonium transporter gives MLREIVKRRALAHLALLFLALPLSVLILVGCGNSMASTAKGDPAGTATGSKGDVVGQVDGAPLWIGKDGKPTNDLSSAAKDKEGNPISEIDQAKDREPLAFALSNMVGQNRVAINIVWTLVTGFLVMFMQAGFALVEAGFTRAKNANHTMMMNFMIYGLGMLGFYICGFAFMFGGLGGIATMGGGSALDSAGEASINLFGKPFGLFGTNGFFLAGGTYDVAVAVMFLFQMVFMDTAATIPTGAMAERWKFSAFCVFGFFCSTLTYPIFGNWAWGGGWLSQLGANFGLGHGYADFAGSGVVHSVGGWMGLAGAMVLGPRIGKFNKDGSPNAIPGHNVVIAALGTFILAFGWFGFNPGSTLAASGSGALRIGLIAVNTMLAGAAASLAAMLYMWITRGKPDAGMMINGILAGLVAITAPSGFVSPVFSVVIGLIAGVLVCWAVWFFDNVAKVDDPVGAISVHGVCGAWGVLSLGLFADGTSNYGGSWNTVPGSVTGLLYGDPGQFVAQVIGVVACFTYVFGLSYAFFKVVDSIIGMRVAPEVELSGLDIPEMGAFAYPQDYPGVGSVYPVPSNGATAGAPAAVPVGG, from the coding sequence ATGTTGAGAGAAATCGTCAAACGCCGTGCGCTCGCGCACCTCGCGCTGTTGTTCCTCGCACTCCCGCTTTCGGTCCTCATTCTGGTCGGATGCGGAAACTCAATGGCATCGACCGCGAAGGGCGACCCCGCCGGCACGGCGACTGGGAGCAAAGGTGACGTGGTCGGACAGGTGGACGGCGCGCCCCTGTGGATCGGGAAGGACGGCAAACCTACAAACGACCTGTCGTCCGCCGCTAAGGACAAGGAGGGCAATCCGATCTCCGAGATTGACCAGGCGAAGGATCGCGAGCCACTGGCGTTCGCGCTGTCGAACATGGTCGGCCAGAACCGCGTCGCCATCAACATCGTCTGGACCCTCGTAACCGGCTTCCTTGTCATGTTCATGCAGGCCGGCTTCGCCCTCGTCGAAGCCGGATTTACCCGGGCCAAGAACGCAAACCACACCATGATGATGAACTTCATGATTTACGGGCTCGGAATGCTCGGCTTCTACATTTGTGGCTTTGCATTCATGTTCGGCGGTCTGGGGGGCATCGCAACGATGGGCGGCGGCTCCGCCCTCGACTCCGCAGGTGAGGCCTCCATCAACCTATTCGGGAAACCGTTCGGCTTGTTCGGTACGAATGGGTTCTTCCTGGCCGGCGGGACCTACGACGTGGCCGTTGCGGTCATGTTCCTCTTCCAGATGGTGTTCATGGACACGGCGGCGACGATCCCCACCGGCGCTATGGCCGAGCGATGGAAGTTTTCGGCATTCTGCGTGTTCGGCTTCTTCTGCTCGACGCTCACCTACCCAATTTTTGGAAACTGGGCCTGGGGCGGCGGATGGCTCTCGCAACTCGGTGCGAACTTCGGCCTGGGCCACGGCTATGCCGACTTCGCCGGCTCAGGCGTCGTTCACTCGGTTGGCGGCTGGATGGGACTCGCAGGCGCGATGGTCCTCGGTCCGAGAATTGGGAAATTCAACAAAGACGGATCTCCCAATGCGATCCCCGGTCACAACGTGGTGATCGCGGCGCTGGGCACATTCATCCTCGCGTTTGGGTGGTTCGGCTTCAATCCGGGGAGCACCCTTGCCGCCTCGGGGAGCGGCGCCTTGCGCATCGGCCTCATCGCGGTGAACACCATGCTGGCGGGGGCGGCGGCGTCGCTCGCTGCGATGCTCTACATGTGGATCACGCGCGGCAAGCCTGACGCAGGCATGATGATCAACGGGATTCTCGCCGGTCTCGTGGCCATAACGGCCCCGAGCGGGTTTGTCAGCCCGGTTTTCTCCGTCGTCATTGGGCTCATCGCAGGCGTGCTCGTGTGCTGGGCCGTGTGGTTCTTTGATAACGTCGCGAAGGTCGACGACCCGGTAGGCGCCATCTCCGTGCACGGGGTGTGCGGGGCCTGGGGTGTCCTCTCCCTCGGTCTCTTCGCCGATGGGACCAGCAACTACGGCGGCTCCTGGAACACAGTGCCTGGCAGCGTCACGGGCCTTCTCTATGGCGATCCGGGCCAGTTCGTGGCCCAGGTCATCGGTGTCGTCGCCTGTTTCACCTACGTCTTCGGCCTGAGCTACGCGTTCTTCAAAGTCGTGGACAGCATCATCGGAATGCGGGTCGCTCCGGAGGTGGAGCTGAGCGGCCTGGACATTCCCGAAATGGGCGCATTCGCCTATCCACAGGACTATCCGGGCGTTGGCTCAGTGTACCCGGTGCCATCGAACGGCGCGACCGCGGGCGCGCCTGCCGCCGTTCCGGTTGGAGGGTAG
- a CDS encoding GntR family transcriptional regulator — translation MREFALPPRSDRPFYRSLARAIREAIDAGRLQAGDHLPSQQEIARAARVNVATVSRAINLLVREHVLTKHATWERAVVASNHLAADAPDDGQVAGPGRIRLRVHVKSIRRRGATAEVTTQVIGGQEVVVSTTEASIGWLELRDGQAVVVDIASPSIGLSNQ, via the coding sequence GTGCGTGAGTTTGCGCTCCCCCCGAGGAGCGACCGCCCGTTCTACAGGAGCCTCGCCCGAGCGATCCGAGAGGCGATCGACGCTGGGCGTTTGCAGGCGGGCGACCATCTCCCATCGCAGCAGGAGATCGCGCGGGCCGCACGCGTGAACGTGGCGACGGTGAGTCGCGCCATCAATCTGCTCGTCCGCGAGCATGTGCTGACGAAGCACGCGACGTGGGAGCGAGCGGTCGTCGCCTCCAACCACCTGGCCGCCGACGCGCCGGATGACGGCCAGGTCGCCGGTCCGGGCCGCATCCGCCTGCGCGTGCACGTGAAATCGATCCGCCGTCGCGGCGCCACCGCCGAGGTTACCACGCAAGTCATTGGCGGACAGGAGGTCGTCGTCTCGACGACCGAGGCCTCGATCGGGTGGCTGGAGCTGCGCGATGGGCAGGCCGTCGTCGTCGACATCGCTTCCCCCAGCATCGGCCTCAGCAACCAGTAG
- a CDS encoding tetratricopeptide repeat protein, with protein sequence MLAKDNFEARLAADPNDYEALTRLGEIDLRMGLTSDAQRLLFRASLLRPPSWQAYQYVSLLLRRAEENARTSFDRPAGAPPPGLWCLRGLLSGIRRVPRGSRESLK encoded by the coding sequence GTGCTGGCGAAAGACAATTTTGAGGCGCGGCTTGCCGCGGACCCGAACGATTACGAGGCGCTCACTCGCCTCGGCGAGATCGATCTGCGAATGGGATTGACGTCCGACGCGCAACGTCTGCTCTTCCGCGCGTCGCTGCTGCGCCCGCCGAGCTGGCAGGCGTACCAGTATGTCTCATTGTTGCTGAGGCGAGCCGAGGAAAACGCGCGCACCAGCTTTGACCGCCCGGCCGGTGCGCCGCCGCCCGGCCTCTGGTGTCTCCGGGGACTACTGTCGGGTATCAGACGCGTGCCGCGTGGTTCGCGCGAAAGCCTGAAGTGA
- a CDS encoding CBS domain-containing protein has product MAKIPVWRRPVGDFPSLLHLGPPVVHVTDSLSSVVSALAGDPHARAVFVVDDDDRLLGIIPERRLDTNLVRLVLPQSIWPSIGDLDARTLLHAAKGAPQTAHDLMVPCDATTPDALLQDLLVGMIRRGDSATPLIDEQGRLLGYLSLFELLANLLRQSDA; this is encoded by the coding sequence GTGGCAAAGATACCGGTGTGGCGCCGTCCGGTGGGAGACTTCCCCAGCCTTCTTCACCTTGGGCCCCCGGTCGTGCATGTCACCGACTCGCTCTCCTCTGTCGTGTCCGCCCTCGCGGGCGATCCGCATGCCCGTGCCGTCTTCGTCGTCGACGACGATGATCGCTTGCTGGGAATCATCCCCGAGCGTCGTCTCGACACAAACCTCGTACGGCTCGTGCTCCCGCAATCGATCTGGCCCTCGATCGGCGACCTTGACGCGAGAACACTGCTCCACGCCGCAAAGGGCGCGCCCCAGACTGCCCACGACCTCATGGTCCCATGCGACGCGACCACGCCTGACGCGTTGCTCCAGGACCTGCTGGTCGGCATGATCCGCAGGGGCGACAGCGCCACCCCACTGATCGACGAGCAGGGTCGACTCCTCGGATACCTGAGTTTGTTCGAGCTGCTGGCAAATCTCCTCCGTCAGTCCGACGCCTGA
- a CDS encoding Ig-like domain-containing protein: MKLHRLPARWLAVVAASLIVALPTAPALGQPTAASTILISIDSPTEGATVTNGTQIDVGGWAVDTAGTGTGVDMVRVYLDNRMEAAGTLLGTAQYGWSRPDVATALGNPGYSGSGFNYLWTPTGLSEGQHTLYVYAHSTVSGWGYKTVAVTAHGASATPTPTRYGTYGPGYGGGYGGGYGGMYGMGPYGPMGPGGYPGGMYGAYPPYIGSPYYPPFYPGYPYYPGGNPPDRVCIMIYPPPPGC, translated from the coding sequence ATGAAGCTCCATCGCCTGCCGGCTCGCTGGCTTGCCGTCGTCGCCGCGTCGCTCATCGTCGCGCTCCCCACCGCGCCGGCGCTGGGGCAGCCTACCGCCGCATCCACGATCCTCATCTCCATCGATAGTCCGACCGAAGGCGCCACGGTCACCAATGGAACCCAGATCGACGTCGGCGGCTGGGCGGTGGACACGGCGGGCACCGGGACCGGGGTCGATATGGTCCGAGTCTACCTCGACAATCGGATGGAGGCTGCGGGCACGCTTCTGGGCACAGCCCAATACGGCTGGTCGCGGCCAGACGTGGCCACGGCCCTCGGCAACCCAGGGTATTCGGGCTCGGGCTTCAATTATCTCTGGACGCCGACCGGTCTCAGCGAGGGGCAACATACCCTCTACGTCTATGCCCACTCGACGGTCAGCGGTTGGGGCTACAAGACCGTGGCCGTGACCGCGCACGGGGCATCCGCGACTCCGACGCCGACCCGCTACGGGACCTATGGGCCCGGCTACGGCGGCGGGTACGGCGGAGGGTATGGGGGTATGTATGGCATGGGACCCTATGGCCCAATGGGTCCAGGCGGCTATCCCGGCGGGATGTACGGGGCCTATCCGCCGTACATCGGATCGCCGTATTACCCGCCGTTTTACCCGGGCTATCCCTACTACCCGGGCGGCAATCCGCCCGATCGGGTGTGCATCATGATCTATCCCCCGCCACCCGGCTGCTGA
- a CDS encoding cation:proton antiporter, translating into MFLVELAVILLAAKAAADLSSRLGQPPVLGQLVAGLALGSASVLLPVDPFGNGVGEQLDLLANLGVLVLMFVAGLETDWQQLKSVGRAAFTSASLGVLMPLVAGWAAGLAFHLSGTEAAFLGVILTATSVSISAQTLLELDCLQTIEGATILGAAVIDDVIGLVVFSIAAAASGAGGGQMPLPILGASLAAFFAVAPTIGSAVARRLIGLAHAMRGSEAPLAVAMAVALLYAALAAQVGIAAITGAYLAGLLINREDRYPELTDRVKILGNSFFVPIFLVKTGMDAHLEAVGPVFTLVMVISIIAIVSKILGCGFGARICGLTAYQSTVVGVGMISRGEVALITSSLALHARVISPLLFSATVLIVVVTTIVTPLLLRLVLMRSSAEPAMEWAPSGVQASD; encoded by the coding sequence GTGTTCCTTGTCGAGTTGGCCGTCATACTCCTCGCGGCCAAGGCCGCTGCCGATCTCTCGAGCCGCTTGGGCCAGCCACCAGTCCTCGGACAGTTGGTGGCTGGCCTCGCGCTCGGTTCAGCAAGCGTGCTCCTGCCGGTCGATCCGTTCGGGAACGGCGTCGGAGAGCAGCTCGACCTCCTCGCGAATCTCGGGGTGCTGGTGCTCATGTTCGTCGCCGGGCTGGAGACAGATTGGCAGCAACTCAAGTCCGTGGGGCGAGCCGCCTTTACGTCGGCGTCGCTGGGCGTCCTCATGCCCCTCGTGGCGGGCTGGGCGGCCGGTCTTGCCTTTCACCTGTCTGGGACCGAGGCGGCATTTCTCGGGGTGATCCTCACGGCGACGTCCGTTAGCATCAGCGCCCAAACGCTCCTCGAGTTGGACTGTCTGCAGACGATCGAGGGAGCGACGATTCTCGGCGCCGCGGTGATCGACGATGTGATCGGACTCGTCGTCTTTTCCATCGCCGCCGCCGCGTCGGGCGCTGGCGGAGGGCAAATGCCGCTACCAATTCTCGGCGCCAGCCTGGCTGCGTTCTTCGCGGTCGCGCCCACCATCGGGAGCGCCGTAGCGCGCCGCCTCATCGGATTGGCCCACGCTATGCGCGGCAGCGAGGCGCCGTTGGCGGTGGCCATGGCGGTGGCGCTCCTCTACGCCGCCCTGGCCGCCCAGGTCGGGATTGCGGCCATCACCGGCGCCTACCTGGCCGGCTTGCTGATCAATCGAGAGGATCGGTACCCCGAGCTGACGGACCGGGTGAAGATTCTCGGCAACAGTTTTTTCGTCCCGATATTTCTCGTGAAGACCGGGATGGACGCTCACCTGGAGGCGGTCGGGCCGGTATTCACACTCGTCATGGTGATCAGTATCATCGCCATCGTGAGCAAGATCCTCGGGTGTGGCTTTGGCGCCCGAATCTGCGGACTCACGGCATATCAGAGCACAGTCGTCGGGGTCGGGATGATCTCACGCGGCGAGGTTGCGCTCATCACAAGCAGCCTCGCGCTGCACGCGCGCGTCATCTCGCCGCTGCTCTTCTCCGCGACGGTGCTCATCGTCGTCGTTACGACAATCGTGACGCCACTCCTACTCAGGCTGGTTCTCATGCGCTCGTCGGCCGAGCCAGCCATGGAATGGGCGCCGAGCGGCGTTCAGGCGTCGGACTGA
- a CDS encoding alcohol dehydrogenase catalytic domain-containing protein produces MNGSMKAARIHGFSGAAGSHGIVHVDEVPIPEVSEGEVLVRVLRAGLNHGDVHMREDAVSYSPDVQTIPDLPMTIGHDGMGEVVEVGPDVRNVRVGDRVVVVCSMTCGHCKYCRTERQHLCYSKKTMGFLTKFGQSSPRLQRYKDGLWAEYCRVPATNLARLHPEDDVDEFCKVSQINVGYRALKRARLHSGEVVLVNGASGITGIGTVLAALTMGAAHVIAVARNPVRLERVRAIDPARISTIALGRGESITARVKELTEGMGASVLAELAPGGIESTIECIKSLEPGGRVALIGSNPEVLALPLRYLMIRSIEFTSVTGRFLVDVEELLELTRRGVIDTRPITTRYFTLDGVNDALDFIEERGENDPLWPMYAAN; encoded by the coding sequence ATGAATGGATCGATGAAGGCGGCGCGGATCCACGGGTTCTCAGGCGCGGCGGGATCTCACGGGATCGTTCACGTCGACGAAGTCCCGATTCCCGAGGTGAGCGAGGGCGAGGTCCTGGTCCGCGTCCTCCGCGCGGGACTGAACCATGGCGATGTGCACATGCGCGAGGACGCCGTGAGCTACAGTCCGGACGTCCAAACGATCCCGGACCTGCCGATGACCATTGGCCACGACGGGATGGGCGAAGTGGTTGAGGTCGGACCGGACGTCCGAAACGTCCGCGTGGGGGATCGCGTGGTCGTCGTATGCTCGATGACCTGCGGGCACTGTAAGTATTGTCGCACCGAGCGCCAGCACCTCTGCTACTCGAAGAAGACCATGGGGTTTCTGACGAAGTTCGGCCAGTCGAGCCCGCGCCTCCAGCGGTACAAGGATGGACTCTGGGCGGAATACTGCCGTGTCCCGGCCACCAACCTGGCGCGCCTCCACCCGGAGGACGACGTCGACGAGTTCTGCAAGGTGTCCCAGATCAACGTCGGCTATCGCGCCCTCAAACGGGCGCGGCTTCACAGTGGCGAGGTTGTGCTCGTGAACGGGGCGTCCGGTATCACCGGGATCGGAACGGTGCTGGCGGCGCTGACCATGGGCGCAGCCCACGTGATCGCCGTGGCGCGCAACCCCGTGCGCCTGGAGCGCGTTCGCGCCATCGATCCTGCCCGCATCTCGACCATCGCCCTGGGCCGCGGCGAATCGATCACCGCGCGGGTGAAGGAGCTGACCGAAGGAATGGGAGCGTCGGTGCTGGCCGAGCTGGCGCCTGGCGGTATCGAGTCGACAATCGAGTGCATCAAGAGTCTCGAGCCCGGTGGACGCGTCGCCCTCATCGGCTCGAACCCGGAGGTTCTTGCTCTTCCGCTCCGCTACCTCATGATTCGCTCCATCGAGTTCACCAGCGTGACGGGGCGGTTCCTGGTGGACGTGGAAGAGCTGTTGGAGCTGACGCGGCGCGGAGTCATCGATACCCGTCCGATTACGACGCGGTACTTCACTCTCGACGGCGTCAATGACGCGCTCGACTTCATCGAGGAGCGTGGCGAGAACGACCCGTTGTGGCCGATGTACGCGGCGAATTAG
- a CDS encoding CoA transferase, giving the protein MTSLAPSPSSAPQGGGPLAGVRVLDFSHILAGPYCTRILADLGADVAKVESHSRPDATGAVRLPPEYTGRRDRSTSFLNTNRNKRSITINLKSDGGKALAARLASVADVLVENFSARVMDRLDLGYRHLQPVNPRLIYVSMSGYGHNGPRRDWTSMNSNLQAYTGLMMVNGTEEDEPISISNSWNDYMGGLHATVGILQALARRAKTGVGMNLDLAQFECSVATVGPLLLASAVNGEAPTRLGNRSTSVAPQGCYRCAGRDEWCVISVQTDEQWRALLDVMEANGRFREPDFATVLGRLARHDEIDRAIESWTSELAKEEVERRLRAAGVPAERMRRANEVLETGEGERVFAAVEDPPGHPIRATALPLAFGASSITPIAPAPRVGEHTDAVLRDWLGLADGEIERLAADEVLV; this is encoded by the coding sequence ATGACGAGCCTTGCCCCTTCCCCATCGAGCGCGCCGCAAGGAGGCGGTCCGCTGGCAGGCGTTCGCGTGCTGGACTTCAGCCACATCCTGGCCGGGCCATACTGCACGCGCATCCTGGCCGACCTCGGCGCCGATGTGGCCAAAGTGGAGTCCCACAGCAGGCCGGACGCAACCGGCGCCGTACGTCTGCCGCCCGAGTACACGGGCCGCCGCGATCGTTCCACCTCCTTCCTCAACACCAATCGCAACAAGCGATCGATCACCATCAACCTCAAGTCCGACGGCGGGAAGGCGCTCGCTGCGCGGCTCGCATCGGTCGCGGATGTGCTCGTGGAGAACTTCAGCGCGCGGGTGATGGATCGGCTGGACCTGGGCTACCGTCATCTCCAGCCCGTGAACCCGCGCCTGATCTACGTCAGCATGTCCGGCTATGGGCACAATGGGCCGCGGCGCGATTGGACGAGCATGAACTCGAATCTGCAGGCGTACACGGGGCTCATGATGGTGAATGGGACCGAAGAAGACGAGCCCATCTCCATCTCGAACTCCTGGAACGACTATATGGGCGGGCTGCATGCGACCGTTGGCATCCTCCAGGCCCTGGCGCGGCGCGCCAAGACCGGCGTCGGCATGAATCTCGACCTCGCCCAATTCGAGTGCAGCGTCGCGACCGTCGGCCCCTTACTGCTGGCGAGCGCCGTGAACGGCGAGGCGCCGACTCGCCTCGGCAATCGATCCACGTCCGTGGCGCCACAGGGCTGCTATCGCTGCGCCGGGCGCGATGAATGGTGCGTCATCAGCGTCCAGACGGATGAGCAGTGGCGCGCGCTTCTGGACGTGATGGAGGCGAACGGCCGTTTCCGCGAGCCCGATTTCGCGACGGTGCTCGGTCGCCTGGCGCGTCACGACGAGATCGACCGGGCGATCGAGAGCTGGACGAGCGAGCTGGCGAAGGAAGAGGTGGAACGGCGGCTGCGTGCCGCCGGCGTCCCCGCCGAGCGAATGCGCCGCGCCAACGAGGTGCTCGAGACGGGCGAAGGCGAGCGCGTGTTCGCCGCGGTCGAGGACCCGCCGGGCCACCCCATCCGCGCAACCGCGCTACCCCTGGCGTTCGGCGCGAGCTCCATCACGCCCATTGCGCCGGCTCCGCGCGTTGGCGAGCACACCGACGCTGTGCTTCGCGACTGGCTGGGACTCGCCGACGGGGAGATCGAACGCCTGGCTGCAGATGAGGTGCTCGTCTGA